TTATGGCAACACCTTTTTGATATTTTGGTTTAATANNNNNNNNNNGCAACTTGTTCACCTAAAGCAATTTTAATGGCAGTCTCCACCAAATTAACACCTGTTGAAAGAGGTATTTGGTCAGTGCTAAAAAAACCTCCGGAAAGTCTAGCTGCCACTTCTATAACTTTTGCACCTTCGCTTGAATAAATCATATCACCTTTAACGGTGCCATTATAAATACCAATTGCCTTGCCAGCTTCAAGTGTTAAACTTGAAATCTCATTTTTTATTTTTTGGGGTAAAGACGATGGCATTTGCCCACCATTTTCTATAATGTATGGGGCAAATTTATCAATGTATTCGTAATTTCTTTCGCTAAAACCCACATTTACACCATTTCCATCAATAATAACAGCTTCTGTGCTAATTTGAGGACCATCAATAAACTCCTCCACTAAAACTCTTTTTGATGGAGAATACGATAAAGAATAATTGTAAGCCCAATCTAAATCTATATCTTTTGTTATTCTTAGAACGCCCCTTGCTCCTCTGCTGTCTGCAGGCTTTATTACAAGGTTAAATTTCTTTTCATTAACAACATATTTAAGATGCTTAAGTGAATCTATTTGACAAAACCA
This portion of the Desulfurella sp. genome encodes:
- a CDS encoding acetyl-CoA carboxylase biotin carboxylase subunit family protein, translated to WFCQIDSLKHLKYVVNEKKFNLVIKPADSRGARGVLRITKDIDLDWAYNYSLSYSPSKRVLVEEFIDGPQISTEAVIIDGNGVNVGFSERNYEYIDKFAPYIIENGGQMPSSLPQKIKNEISSLTLEAGKAIGIYNGTVKGDMIYSSEGAKVIEVAARLSGGFFSTDQIPLSTGVNLVETAIKIALGEQVA